CTTAAATTCAAAGCCGCCCAACAACTTGCTCGATACATGCCTTGAGTTGCTGGGTCGTAAATGGCTTTTTTATCATGTTATTCATACCCAACGCTTTTCCTTTTGCGACTATCTCCGCAGTCGGCTTTCCGGTGATAAGGATAAAGCCTACACCCTTTGTGAGGCGGTTAGAACGTAGCTTCGCTAACAATTCCAATCCATCCATGACGGGCATATTCATATCAGACAGAACTAAGTGCACCGGCTGCTTTCCGATCCTCTCAAGGGCCGATTGACCGTTATTTTCGGTCGTATTGTTCCATATTTTCATCTCCTCTAGGGATTGCACGATCAAGCCTCGACTAGTTGGCATATCATCAACAACCATAACTTTTAATGCA
The Rhodobacteraceae bacterium S2214 genome window above contains:
- a CDS encoding response regulator, whose product is MSLRDALKVMVVDDMPTSRGLIVQSLEEMKIWNNTTENNGQSALERIGKQPVHLVLSDMNMPVMDGLELLAKLRSNRLTKGVGFILITGKPTAEIVAKGKALGMNNMIKKPFTTQQLKACIEQVVGRL